One genomic window of Paraburkholderia phytofirmans PsJN includes the following:
- the ald gene encoding alanine dehydrogenase, protein MKIAVPKEVKTQEYRVGLTPVSVAELVRHGHSVAVEKSAGEGSGIADSDYVKAGASIQDSVERLWKEAELIVKVKEPQAIERARLSRGQILFTYLHLAADADQTADLIRSGATCIAYETVTSRSGGLPLLTPMSEVAGRLAPQAGARCLEKSMGGRGVLLGGVPGVPPGEVLILGGGVSGTHAATIALGMGARVTVVDRSADVLKRLTVQFGSAIQTVFSVQAQVEELLERADLVIGCVLLPGAAAPKLIKREMLARMKPGSVIVDVAIDQGGCCETSRPTTHDAPTYVVDGVVHYCVANMPGAVARTSTFALNNATLPFVVDIANKGWKQSLLDDVYLRPGLNVHEGRLTCKPVGDALGIDSWEVSEVLAA, encoded by the coding sequence ATGAAAATCGCCGTACCAAAGGAAGTCAAAACGCAGGAGTACCGGGTTGGTCTGACGCCGGTGTCGGTCGCCGAACTGGTTCGACATGGCCATAGCGTCGCCGTCGAGAAAAGCGCGGGCGAAGGATCAGGCATCGCTGACAGCGACTACGTCAAAGCGGGTGCAAGCATTCAGGATTCGGTCGAGCGTCTGTGGAAGGAGGCGGAGTTGATCGTCAAGGTCAAGGAACCGCAGGCGATAGAGCGCGCACGTTTGTCCCGCGGTCAGATACTGTTCACCTACCTGCACCTCGCGGCCGACGCCGATCAGACCGCCGATCTGATCAGGAGCGGCGCGACCTGCATCGCATACGAAACAGTGACCTCGCGTTCAGGCGGTTTGCCTTTGCTGACGCCCATGTCGGAGGTGGCGGGCCGGTTAGCGCCACAGGCGGGCGCGCGTTGCCTCGAAAAATCGATGGGCGGCCGCGGTGTACTGCTCGGCGGTGTGCCCGGTGTGCCGCCGGGAGAAGTGCTGATTCTGGGCGGCGGCGTGTCCGGCACGCACGCGGCGACGATTGCGCTCGGCATGGGCGCGAGGGTGACCGTGGTCGACCGGTCCGCCGATGTTCTGAAGCGTCTGACAGTGCAGTTCGGCAGCGCGATCCAGACAGTCTTTTCGGTGCAGGCGCAAGTCGAGGAACTGCTTGAACGGGCCGATCTTGTGATCGGATGCGTGCTGCTGCCCGGCGCGGCGGCGCCGAAGTTGATCAAGCGGGAGATGTTGGCGCGCATGAAGCCGGGTTCGGTGATTGTCGATGTCGCGATCGATCAGGGCGGCTGCTGCGAGACCTCGCGTCCGACAACGCACGACGCGCCTACGTACGTCGTGGATGGCGTGGTGCACTATTGCGTGGCGAATATGCCGGGCGCGGTCGCGAGAACGTCGACATTCGCCTTGAACAACGCCACGCTGCCGTTCGTGGTCGACATCGCGAACAAAGGCTGGAAGCAGTCATTGCTCGACGATGTGTACCTGCGCCCCGGCTTGAATGTGCATGAAGGGCGGCTCACCTGCAAACCGGTCGGCGATGCGTTGGGGATAGATAGCTGGGAGGTCAGTGAGGTGCTCGCAGCCTGA
- a CDS encoding AraC family transcriptional regulator, whose protein sequence is MNPVGKALWFIESHFAHELTLDDIAGCGCVSRFHLARAFEAATGFSVMRYVRGRRLSEAARRLASGAPDILAVAIEAGYGSHEAFTRAFREQFGFTPDALRARGHLDTLALVEPIKMDETLLTHLEPPRFEDGKALLVAGLSERYTSETCAAIPSQWQRFGDYFGKVPGQVGNVAYGVCYNADDSGNIDYLCGVEVSDFSALPAELSRLRISPQRYAVFSHREHVSTIRRTWNTIWNQWLPTSGHIPADAPNFERYDEKFDPVSGMGGLEIWLPLKG, encoded by the coding sequence ATGAACCCGGTCGGAAAAGCGCTGTGGTTTATCGAAAGCCACTTTGCCCACGAACTGACGCTCGACGACATCGCCGGCTGCGGATGCGTGTCGCGTTTTCACCTGGCGCGCGCCTTCGAAGCGGCCACCGGATTTTCGGTAATGCGTTATGTGCGCGGGCGTCGCTTAAGTGAAGCGGCGCGGCGGCTGGCGAGCGGCGCACCGGATATCCTCGCGGTCGCCATCGAAGCCGGCTACGGTTCTCACGAGGCATTTACGCGCGCGTTTCGCGAGCAATTCGGGTTCACGCCCGACGCGCTGCGCGCGCGTGGCCATCTCGACACTCTCGCCCTCGTGGAGCCGATCAAAATGGACGAAACCCTGCTTACCCATCTCGAACCGCCGCGCTTTGAAGACGGCAAAGCGCTTCTCGTCGCGGGCCTGAGCGAGCGCTACACCAGCGAAACCTGCGCCGCGATTCCGTCGCAGTGGCAGCGCTTTGGCGACTACTTCGGCAAAGTGCCGGGGCAGGTCGGCAATGTGGCGTATGGCGTTTGCTATAACGCGGACGACAGCGGCAACATCGATTATCTCTGCGGCGTCGAAGTCAGCGACTTCTCGGCGTTGCCTGCTGAGCTGAGCCGTTTGCGTATTTCGCCGCAACGGTATGCGGTGTTTAGTCATCGCGAGCATGTTTCAACTATCCGGCGCACCTGGAATACGATCTGGAATCAGTGGCTGCCGACATCGGGACATATTCCTGCCGACGCGCCGAATTTTGAGCGGTATGACGAGAAGTTCGATCCCGTCAGCGGGATGGGTGGACTTGAGATCTGGTTGCCATTGAAGGGCTGA
- a CDS encoding DHA2 family efflux MFS transporter permease subunit, giving the protein MTHSIHGNKRWLALIVLCLGVLMIVLDTTIVNVALPSIAADLGFTETSLVWVVNAYMLTFGGCLLLGGRLGDLYGHRKLFLIGITLFTLASLACGISNSQGLLVCARAVQGVAGAIVSAVSLSLIMNLFTEPGERAKAMGVYGFVCAGGGSIGVLLGGLLTNLLSWHWIFLVNLPIGIAVYALCVALLPSARGHAHGERLDVAGAVSVTVSLMLAVYAVVNGNEAGWTSAQTLGLLFAALALLAVFLVIESRVQHPLMPLGLFRLRNVATANVVGVLWAAAMFAWFFISALYLQRVLGYRPLQVGLAFLPANLIMGFFSLGLSARVVMRFGLRVPLAVGLLVAACGLALFARAPVGGSFVLDVMPGMILLGFGAGIAFNPMLLAAMSDVDPADSGLASGIVNTSFMMGGALGLAVLASLAAARSEAVQASSGDAVAALNNGYHVAFLFGAIFAAVAGILGGLLLRTGHAGSAGAHEDAHGHNTAAADEHSAATGNKAATENY; this is encoded by the coding sequence ATGACCCATTCCATCCACGGTAACAAGCGCTGGCTCGCACTGATCGTGCTGTGCCTCGGCGTGCTCATGATCGTGCTCGATACGACGATCGTGAACGTCGCGCTGCCGTCCATCGCTGCGGATCTCGGGTTCACCGAAACGTCGCTCGTGTGGGTGGTGAATGCGTACATGCTGACGTTTGGCGGTTGCCTGCTGCTGGGTGGGCGGCTCGGCGATCTGTATGGGCATCGCAAGCTGTTTCTTATCGGCATTACATTGTTTACGCTGGCGTCGCTTGCTTGTGGGATTTCGAACTCACAAGGGCTGCTGGTGTGTGCGCGTGCGGTTCAAGGTGTGGCGGGCGCCATTGTCTCGGCGGTTTCGCTGTCGCTCATCATGAATCTGTTCACCGAACCCGGGGAGCGCGCGAAAGCCATGGGCGTGTATGGGTTTGTCTGCGCGGGCGGCGGCAGTATCGGCGTGTTGCTCGGCGGGCTGCTCACTAATCTGCTGAGCTGGCATTGGATCTTTCTCGTCAATCTGCCCATTGGCATTGCCGTGTACGCGCTCTGTGTCGCGCTCTTGCCGTCCGCGCGCGGTCATGCGCACGGCGAGCGGCTCGATGTGGCCGGCGCGGTGTCCGTCACTGTTTCGCTCATGCTCGCTGTGTATGCGGTGGTGAATGGCAATGAGGCCGGATGGACTTCGGCGCAGACGCTCGGTTTGCTGTTTGCGGCGCTGGCGCTGCTGGCCGTGTTCCTGGTGATCGAGTCGCGCGTGCAGCATCCGTTGATGCCGTTGGGTCTGTTCCGCTTGCGCAATGTGGCGACAGCGAATGTGGTCGGCGTGCTGTGGGCCGCGGCGATGTTTGCCTGGTTCTTTATCTCCGCGCTGTATTTGCAGCGTGTGCTTGGCTATCGGCCGCTGCAGGTCGGACTTGCGTTCCTGCCCGCTAATCTGATCATGGGGTTCTTCTCACTCGGGCTGTCGGCGCGGGTGGTCATGCGCTTCGGGCTGCGCGTTCCGCTGGCCGTGGGGCTGCTGGTCGCGGCTTGCGGTCTCGCGTTGTTCGCTCGCGCGCCGGTTGGCGGCAGTTTTGTGCTCGATGTCATGCCGGGGATGATTCTGCTCGGCTTCGGCGCGGGTATTGCATTTAATCCGATGCTGCTCGCCGCCATGAGCGATGTCGATCCGGCCGATTCGGGGCTCGCGTCGGGTATCGTCAATACGTCGTTCATGATGGGTGGTGCGCTTGGGCTTGCGGTGTTGGCGAGTCTTGCCGCCGCGCGCAGTGAGGCCGTGCAGGCGTCGTCTGGAGATGCTGTGGCGGCACTGAATAACGGGTACCACGTCGCGTTTTTGTTTGGGGCGATTTTTGCGGCGGTGGCGGGGATTCTAGGTGGCTTGTTGTTGCGGACGGGGCATGCGGGCAGTGCGGGTGCGCATGAAGACGCTCACGGTCACAACACGGCGGCAGCGGATGAACATTCCGCCGCCACAGGCAACAAAGCCGCGACCGAAAACTACTAA
- a CDS encoding glutathione S-transferase, which yields MLIVHHLNNSRSQRVLWLLEELGVPYEIKRYQRDPKTMLAPPELRAVHPLGKSPVIADDGQTIAESGAIVEYLIGKYGQGRFAPAPDTPERLRYTYWLHYAEGSAMPPLLLKLVALRIASAPMPFFAKPIARKIAGTLQSSFIDPQLKLHLGYINQELSKTGWFVGNDFTAADVQMSFPLEAGTARGGMEGQIPAVVEFLKRIHARPAYQRALERGGKYELLGGD from the coding sequence ATGCTGATCGTCCATCATCTGAACAACTCCCGCTCGCAGCGTGTACTGTGGCTGCTCGAAGAACTCGGCGTTCCTTACGAGATCAAGCGTTACCAGCGCGATCCGAAGACCATGCTCGCGCCGCCCGAGTTGCGCGCGGTGCATCCGCTCGGCAAGTCGCCCGTGATTGCCGACGACGGCCAGACGATCGCCGAGTCGGGCGCGATCGTCGAGTATCTGATCGGCAAATACGGGCAGGGACGTTTTGCGCCGGCACCTGACACACCGGAGCGGCTGCGCTACACGTACTGGTTGCACTACGCTGAAGGTTCGGCGATGCCGCCGCTGTTGCTCAAGCTCGTGGCGCTGCGGATTGCCAGCGCGCCGATGCCGTTCTTCGCCAAGCCGATTGCGCGCAAGATTGCCGGCACGCTGCAATCGAGTTTCATCGATCCGCAATTGAAACTGCACCTCGGTTATATCAATCAGGAGTTGAGCAAGACCGGCTGGTTCGTCGGCAACGACTTCACGGCGGCGGACGTGCAGATGAGTTTCCCGCTCGAAGCCGGCACGGCGCGCGGCGGCATGGAAGGCCAGATTCCGGCGGTGGTCGAGTTCCTGAAGCGCATTCATGCGAGGCCGGCGTATCAACGCGCGCTAGAGCGTGGCGGCAAGTACGAATTGCTCGGCGGCGATTGA
- a CDS encoding dienelactone hydrolase family protein gives MAASFIEVVAQDGGRFNAYVARPAQGSGPGLVLLQEIFGINDTMKALADRFAEEGYVVLVPDLFWRIKPGIVLGYGEADMKQALDYLGQFDTDLAIDDIAATLAALRAMPEQAGKIGTVGYCLGGKLAFLSAARTDVDCAVSYYGVGLEAYLDEVPAIRCPMVFHFPENDSHCPAETRERISAALRTRPQIEQYVYPGCDHAFAAPSRPQYDKPAAMMAYSRTLALLGKVLGPVYDLNALWEAHCYYEFATRDVDAVMPTMVAQPYVNHVPTMTGGVGHDNLKRFYTHHFVNSNPVDTKLIPISRTIGADRIVDEFIFSCTHSCEIDWLLPGVAPTGKYFEVPMLAVVCFRGDKLYNEHIYWDQASVLVQVGLLNPEGLPVAGIESARKLLDETLPSNQLMGSKSRV, from the coding sequence ATGGCTGCCTCTTTCATCGAAGTCGTCGCCCAGGATGGCGGCCGTTTCAATGCCTACGTCGCGCGCCCCGCGCAAGGGTCGGGCCCGGGACTCGTGCTCCTGCAGGAAATTTTCGGCATCAACGACACCATGAAGGCGTTGGCCGATCGCTTTGCCGAAGAAGGGTATGTGGTGCTGGTGCCCGATCTGTTCTGGCGGATCAAGCCGGGCATCGTGCTCGGTTATGGCGAAGCCGACATGAAACAGGCGCTCGACTATCTCGGCCAGTTCGATACGGATCTGGCCATCGACGATATCGCGGCCACGCTCGCCGCATTGCGCGCCATGCCTGAACAGGCCGGCAAGATCGGCACCGTGGGCTACTGCCTCGGCGGCAAGCTCGCGTTCCTGAGCGCCGCGCGAACCGATGTCGACTGCGCGGTCAGCTACTACGGCGTCGGCCTCGAGGCCTATCTGGATGAAGTACCGGCAATTCGTTGCCCGATGGTGTTTCACTTCCCCGAAAACGACTCGCACTGTCCGGCGGAAACCCGCGAACGGATCAGCGCCGCATTGCGCACGCGGCCGCAAATCGAGCAATACGTGTACCCGGGTTGCGATCACGCGTTCGCCGCGCCGTCGCGCCCGCAATACGACAAACCCGCCGCGATGATGGCGTATTCACGCACGCTCGCGCTGCTGGGCAAGGTGCTTGGCCCGGTCTACGATCTCAACGCGCTGTGGGAAGCGCATTGCTATTACGAGTTCGCCACGCGCGACGTGGATGCCGTCATGCCGACCATGGTCGCGCAACCCTACGTCAATCACGTACCGACCATGACTGGTGGAGTCGGTCATGACAATCTGAAGCGTTTCTACACGCATCACTTCGTCAACTCGAATCCCGTCGATACGAAGCTGATTCCGATTTCGCGCACCATCGGCGCGGATCGCATCGTCGACGAATTCATTTTTAGCTGTACGCATAGCTGCGAGATCGACTGGTTGCTGCCCGGCGTTGCGCCGACCGGTAAGTATTTCGAGGTGCCCATGCTTGCGGTCGTTTGTTTCCGAGGCGACAAGCTCTATAACGAGCATATCTATTGGGATCAGGCTTCCGTACTGGTGCAGGTGGGCTTGCTGAACCCCGAGGGACTGCCGGTGGCCGGCATCGAAAGCGCGCGCAAGCTGCTCGACGAAACGCTGCCGTCGAATCAGTTAATGGGCAGCAAATCACGCGTGTGA
- a CDS encoding AMP-binding protein, protein MEPSAHVDTFARDNLPPQDQWPVFLLDNPDVAYPARLNCASELLDRTIDAGHRDDPAIWSDVDGAPRATTYGELLALVNRSAHVLVDEMGLQPGNRVLLRGPNTLHMAVTALAALKVGLVVVPTMPLLRAKELKQIIDKAQVGAALCDARLTAELARCSDPEDEFYCAGLMQTRLFHDDSPDSLDTLAVNKPDHFTACDTAADDVCLIAFTSGTTGAPKGCMHFHRDVVAMCDLFPRHVLKPTSSDIFCGTPPLAFTFGLGGLLCFPLRVGASTVLIEKLTPETLLQTVERFHATVMFTAPTFYRQMAPLVAHHDVSSLKKTVSAGEALPDSTRRLWRDATGIDMIDGIGGTELIHIFISAQGDEIRPNAIGRAVPGYAVQAVDDDMQPVAPGTIGKLAVRGPTGCRYLADERQMKFVRDGWNLPGDSVYLDEDGYVFYQARADDMIVSAGYNISGPEVESVLLQHDAVSECGVIGVPDETRGQIVKAFVVVNPGYERDDKLVAQLQEFVKNSVAPYKYPRDIVFVDSLPRTETGKLKRFELRTMA, encoded by the coding sequence ATGGAACCGTCAGCACACGTCGATACCTTCGCGCGCGACAATCTTCCGCCGCAGGATCAATGGCCCGTCTTTCTGCTCGACAACCCGGACGTCGCATACCCGGCGCGCTTGAACTGCGCGTCGGAGTTGCTCGACAGAACCATCGATGCGGGCCACCGTGATGATCCCGCGATCTGGTCCGATGTCGACGGGGCACCGCGCGCCACCACTTACGGTGAGCTGCTGGCACTTGTGAATCGCAGCGCGCACGTGCTGGTCGACGAAATGGGACTGCAGCCCGGCAACCGCGTTTTACTGCGCGGCCCGAACACGCTGCATATGGCCGTGACCGCACTCGCTGCGCTGAAGGTTGGGCTCGTCGTAGTGCCGACCATGCCGCTTCTGCGAGCCAAGGAACTGAAGCAGATCATCGATAAAGCGCAAGTTGGCGCGGCGTTGTGCGACGCGCGCCTGACCGCCGAACTCGCGCGCTGCAGCGATCCAGAAGACGAGTTTTACTGCGCGGGCTTGATGCAAACCCGCCTCTTCCACGACGACTCCCCTGATTCACTCGACACGCTCGCGGTCAACAAGCCCGACCACTTCACCGCGTGCGACACCGCCGCCGACGACGTCTGCCTGATCGCCTTCACCAGCGGCACGACCGGCGCGCCGAAAGGCTGCATGCACTTTCATCGCGATGTCGTGGCCATGTGCGATCTGTTTCCGCGTCACGTACTCAAACCTACGTCGAGCGATATCTTTTGCGGTACGCCGCCGCTCGCCTTTACTTTCGGGCTTGGCGGCTTGCTGTGTTTTCCATTGCGAGTGGGCGCGTCCACGGTGCTGATCGAGAAGCTCACGCCCGAGACTTTGCTGCAGACCGTCGAACGTTTTCATGCGACCGTCATGTTCACCGCGCCGACCTTCTATCGGCAAATGGCGCCGCTGGTTGCACACCACGACGTCTCTTCGTTGAAGAAAACCGTGTCGGCGGGCGAGGCGTTGCCGGATTCGACGCGGCGTTTGTGGCGCGACGCGACCGGCATCGACATGATCGACGGTATTGGCGGCACCGAGTTGATCCACATTTTCATTTCGGCGCAGGGCGACGAAATTCGCCCGAACGCCATCGGCCGCGCGGTGCCGGGTTACGCCGTGCAGGCCGTGGATGACGACATGCAACCGGTCGCGCCGGGCACGATCGGCAAACTGGCGGTGCGCGGCCCAACCGGCTGCCGCTATCTCGCCGACGAGCGGCAAATGAAGTTCGTGCGCGACGGCTGGAACTTGCCAGGCGATTCCGTCTATCTCGACGAAGACGGCTACGTGTTCTACCAGGCCCGCGCCGACGACATGATCGTCTCCGCCGGCTACAACATCTCCGGGCCCGAAGTGGAGAGCGTTCTGTTGCAACACGACGCGGTGTCCGAATGCGGCGTGATCGGCGTGCCGGACGAAACCCGCGGGCAAATCGTCAAGGCATTCGTCGTGGTGAATCCCGGATACGAGCGCGACGACAAACTTGTCGCGCAACTGCAGGAATTCGTGAAAAATAGCGTGGCGCCGTATAAATATCCCCGCGACATCGTTTTTGTCGATTCATTGCCGCGCACCGAAACCGGCAAGCTCAAACGTTTCGAGTTGCGTACCATGGCATAG
- a CDS encoding RidA family protein, which produces MKKALLPAGWVKPRGYANGVAATGTQVFIAGQIGWDEQARFQTADFAAQAIQALKNVLAVLHEAGGKPEHLVRLTWYVTDKREYLASLKDIGRAFRELIGDYDIAMSAVQVVALIEDEAKVEIEGTAVIPQ; this is translated from the coding sequence ATGAAAAAAGCTCTTCTCCCCGCCGGCTGGGTCAAGCCGCGTGGTTACGCCAACGGCGTCGCGGCAACCGGCACGCAGGTGTTCATTGCAGGTCAGATCGGCTGGGACGAACAGGCACGTTTCCAGACCGCCGACTTCGCTGCGCAAGCCATCCAGGCGCTCAAGAACGTGCTTGCCGTTTTGCATGAAGCGGGCGGCAAGCCTGAGCATCTGGTGCGATTGACGTGGTACGTCACCGACAAACGCGAGTATCTCGCGTCGCTGAAAGACATTGGCCGCGCGTTTCGCGAATTGATCGGCGACTACGACATTGCAATGAGCGCGGTGCAGGTAGTCGCGCTGATCGAAGACGAAGCGAAAGTTGAAATTGAAGGGACCGCTGTGATTCCGCAGTAG
- a CDS encoding acyl-CoA thioesterase, translating into MSASFERPVRIRFSHCDPAGIVFFPQYLVMTNALVEDWFNEGLSIDYAHMISQRRVGLPIVKLDCEFSRPSQMGETITLTLNVAAIGRRSISIDIVGHCSGETRFRAKQVLVTTSLERGTSIDIPADIASALAKFAPQPDSTEAHRS; encoded by the coding sequence ATGAGCGCGTCTTTCGAACGGCCCGTACGTATCCGCTTCTCGCACTGCGATCCGGCGGGCATTGTGTTCTTTCCGCAATATCTGGTGATGACCAACGCGCTGGTCGAAGACTGGTTCAACGAAGGTCTGAGTATCGACTATGCGCACATGATCTCGCAACGCCGTGTCGGCTTGCCGATCGTCAAACTCGATTGCGAGTTTTCGCGGCCGAGCCAGATGGGCGAAACGATCACGCTGACACTTAACGTGGCGGCAATCGGCCGCCGCTCGATCAGCATCGATATCGTCGGCCATTGCAGCGGCGAAACCCGGTTTCGCGCGAAACAGGTGCTCGTCACGACGTCGCTCGAACGCGGCACATCCATCGACATTCCCGCTGACATCGCGAGCGCGCTCGCGAAGTTTGCCCCACAGCCGGACTCCACTGAGGCGCATCGCTCATGA
- a CDS encoding acyl-CoA dehydrogenase family protein has product MSANTEQDLHSALAWPFFEPRHRELAAGIEAWCREKLKHEDHKDVDATCRHLVRELGAAGWLKYGVGGVAYGGHGDTIDTRAVCVLRETLAKHSGLADFALAMQGLGSGAISLGGTHEQKTRYLPRVANGTALAAFALSEPEAGSDVAAMALSAREDGDTYVLDGDKTWISNGGIADFYVVFARTGEAPGARGISAFIVDADTPGLEIAERIDVIAPHPLARLHFAGARVPRSQMLGAPGEGFKLAMRTLDIFRTSVAAASLGFARHAMAEGISRAASRKMFGQTLGDFQLTQAKLAQMALTIDSSALLVYRAAWLRDQGENVTREAAMAKWHASEGAQQVIDAAVQLFGGMGVQSGTAVEMLYREIRALRIYEGATEVQQLIIGRDLLKAHAAATAGDNAQ; this is encoded by the coding sequence TTGAGCGCCAACACCGAACAGGATCTGCATAGCGCGCTCGCGTGGCCGTTCTTCGAGCCGCGTCATCGCGAACTGGCTGCAGGTATCGAAGCATGGTGCCGCGAGAAGCTGAAGCACGAAGACCACAAGGACGTCGACGCAACTTGTCGTCATCTTGTGCGTGAACTCGGCGCGGCGGGCTGGCTGAAATATGGCGTGGGCGGCGTCGCGTACGGCGGCCACGGCGACACGATCGACACGCGCGCCGTTTGCGTTCTGCGCGAAACGCTGGCCAAACACTCGGGACTCGCGGACTTCGCTCTGGCGATGCAGGGACTCGGTTCAGGCGCCATTTCGCTCGGCGGCACGCACGAACAAAAGACCCGCTATCTGCCGCGCGTCGCTAACGGCACGGCGCTCGCAGCGTTTGCGCTGTCCGAACCCGAAGCCGGTTCCGACGTCGCCGCCATGGCGCTCTCCGCCCGCGAGGACGGCGACACCTATGTGCTCGACGGCGACAAGACGTGGATCTCCAACGGCGGCATCGCCGATTTCTACGTGGTGTTCGCCAGAACCGGCGAAGCGCCGGGCGCACGCGGCATCAGCGCATTCATTGTCGATGCGGATACGCCGGGACTGGAGATCGCTGAACGCATCGACGTGATCGCACCGCATCCGCTCGCGCGTTTGCACTTTGCCGGCGCGCGCGTGCCGCGCAGCCAGATGCTCGGCGCGCCCGGCGAAGGTTTCAAGCTCGCCATGCGCACGCTGGATATTTTCCGCACATCCGTGGCGGCGGCATCGCTCGGCTTCGCGCGTCATGCGATGGCCGAAGGTATCTCGCGCGCAGCATCGCGCAAGATGTTCGGGCAGACGCTCGGCGATTTTCAACTGACGCAAGCCAAACTCGCGCAAATGGCGTTGACCATCGACAGCAGCGCGTTGCTGGTCTATCGCGCCGCGTGGCTGCGCGATCAAGGCGAAAACGTCACGCGCGAAGCCGCGATGGCGAAGTGGCACGCGAGCGAAGGCGCGCAACAGGTGATCGACGCCGCCGTGCAACTCTTTGGCGGCATGGGCGTGCAAAGCGGCACGGCCGTCGAGATGCTGTATCGCGAGATTCGCGCGCTGCGCATTTACGAAGGCGCGACCGAAGTGCAGCAACTGATTATCGGACGCGATCTGTTGAAAGCGCACGCTGCCGCGACTGCCGGAGACAACGCCCAATGA
- a CDS encoding enoyl-CoA hydratase family protein, which translates to MTRSNADGLLAGNRLTLAGYEARHFGWSVADKVATITLNRPERKNPLTFESYAELRDLFRQLTYATDVKAVVIHGAGDNFCSGGDVHDIIAPLIDLPMPELLLFTRMTGDLVKAMRHCPQPVIAAVDGVCAGAGAILAMSSDMRLGTARSKLAFLFSRVGLAGCDMGACTILPRIIGQGRAAELLFTGRSASGEEGHAWGFYNRLCEPAALLEEAHKLAADLVAGPTFAHGITKKMLHQEWSMSIDEAIESEAQAQAICMSTRDFERAYSAFAAKSRPVFEGD; encoded by the coding sequence ATGACACGATCCAACGCTGACGGCCTGCTGGCCGGCAATCGCCTCACGCTAGCCGGCTACGAAGCGCGGCACTTCGGCTGGTCGGTCGCCGACAAGGTCGCGACGATCACGCTGAACCGGCCCGAGCGCAAGAACCCGCTGACCTTCGAGTCGTACGCGGAGTTGCGCGATCTGTTCCGGCAGTTGACCTATGCAACCGACGTCAAAGCAGTCGTGATACACGGCGCGGGCGACAACTTCTGCTCCGGCGGCGACGTGCACGACATCATCGCGCCGCTGATCGATCTGCCGATGCCGGAACTGCTGCTCTTCACGCGCATGACCGGCGATCTGGTGAAAGCCATGCGCCATTGCCCGCAGCCGGTGATTGCCGCTGTCGACGGCGTCTGCGCGGGCGCCGGCGCGATTCTCGCCATGTCGTCCGACATGCGGCTCGGCACCGCGCGCAGTAAGCTCGCTTTCCTGTTCTCGCGCGTCGGTCTCGCCGGTTGCGATATGGGCGCTTGCACGATTCTGCCGCGCATCATCGGCCAGGGGCGCGCCGCCGAACTGCTCTTCACCGGGCGCTCGGCAAGCGGCGAAGAAGGCCACGCATGGGGCTTCTACAACCGGCTATGCGAACCTGCCGCGCTGCTTGAAGAAGCGCACAAGCTCGCCGCGGATCTCGTCGCCGGCCCGACTTTCGCGCACGGCATCACCAAGAAGATGCTGCATCAGGAATGGAGCATGAGTATCGACGAAGCGATCGAGTCGGAAGCGCAAGCCCAGGCCATCTGCATGAGCACACGCGATTTCGAGCGTGCCTACAGCGCGTTTGCCGCGAAGTCGCGTCCCGTGTTCGAAGGAGATTGA
- a CDS encoding MarR family winged helix-turn-helix transcriptional regulator, translated as MTKSSNIKKPAAAAAETKPPRKGVPKPAENVVDLEMSTGADSHMGLRLWLRMLTTTNLVQAELRKRLRNEFDTTLPRFDLMAQLERHPEGLKMTELSRRLMVTGGNITGITDQLEKEGLVSRDNDPNDRRSISVCLTPAGRKAFDKMAIAHEQWVVELFGGLSLDEKSRTHQRLGKLKQHLLDSLKD; from the coding sequence GTGACCAAGTCATCGAACATCAAGAAGCCCGCGGCGGCGGCGGCTGAAACGAAACCGCCGCGCAAGGGCGTCCCCAAACCCGCGGAGAACGTCGTGGACCTCGAAATGAGCACGGGCGCGGACAGCCACATGGGCCTGCGCCTATGGCTACGCATGCTGACGACGACCAACCTCGTGCAAGCCGAACTGCGCAAACGTCTGCGCAACGAATTCGACACCACGTTGCCGCGTTTCGATCTGATGGCGCAGTTGGAGCGTCATCCTGAAGGCCTGAAGATGACCGAACTGTCGCGCCGTTTGATGGTGACGGGTGGCAACATCACCGGCATTACGGATCAGCTCGAAAAAGAAGGCCTGGTGTCGCGCGATAACGATCCGAACGACCGGCGCTCGATCAGCGTGTGCCTGACGCCGGCGGGACGCAAAGCATTCGACAAGATGGCGATCGCGCACGAGCAATGGGTGGTCGAACTGTTCGGCGGCTTGAGCCTCGATGAAAAATCGCGCACCCATCAGCGCCTCGGCAAACTCAAGCAACATCTGCTCGACAGTCTGAAAGACTGA